A DNA window from Halorubrum sp. DM2 contains the following coding sequences:
- a CDS encoding beta-ribofuranosylaminobenzene 5'-phosphate synthase family protein, protein MARASVGARLHFGFCNLSLSHERLYGALGVGLAAPRVVVDAEPDSAVGVTVEAAAGAESSGSASAVREDVREYATAATDLLGVDGARVAVRESLPRHAGLGSGTRLAAATLAAVATAHGEPVRVRERAPSLGRGGRSGVGVATFESGGFVLDAGHPTARFTIDRPADGEWTVPPVAARHAVPDDWRFLLVDPDADAGRSGAAEDDAMRTAVERAEPGIADRIGGIVTRRVLPSIATGNAEAFGAAVAEIGRLNGAWYADEQGGVYRPPVGEIVASLSEASAVFGAGQSSWGPTVYGVTDADHADAAAEAGERALDAAGVGGSVSVVRATNEGARIADEGGADPRSTDSERGNTKPRGDGA, encoded by the coding sequence ATGGCACGCGCGAGCGTCGGGGCGCGGCTCCACTTCGGCTTCTGTAACCTCAGCCTCTCGCACGAGCGGCTGTACGGCGCGCTCGGCGTCGGACTCGCGGCTCCGCGGGTCGTCGTCGACGCGGAGCCCGACTCGGCGGTCGGCGTGACGGTCGAAGCGGCAGCGGGCGCGGAGTCGTCCGGTTCCGCCTCCGCCGTGCGCGAGGACGTCCGCGAGTACGCGACCGCGGCGACCGACCTGCTCGGCGTCGACGGCGCGCGGGTCGCGGTCCGCGAGTCGCTCCCGCGACACGCCGGTCTCGGCAGCGGAACGCGGCTCGCGGCGGCGACGCTCGCGGCCGTCGCGACCGCCCACGGCGAGCCGGTCCGGGTGCGCGAGCGCGCCCCGTCGCTCGGCCGGGGCGGGCGCTCCGGCGTCGGCGTCGCGACGTTCGAGTCCGGCGGCTTCGTCCTCGACGCCGGCCACCCGACCGCGCGGTTCACCATCGACCGCCCGGCGGACGGCGAATGGACCGTCCCGCCCGTAGCGGCCCGCCACGCCGTCCCCGACGACTGGCGGTTCCTGCTCGTCGACCCGGACGCGGACGCCGGCCGCAGCGGGGCGGCCGAGGACGATGCGATGCGGACTGCGGTCGAGCGCGCGGAGCCGGGGATCGCCGACCGGATCGGCGGGATCGTCACCCGGCGGGTCCTCCCGTCGATCGCGACGGGGAACGCGGAGGCGTTCGGCGCGGCAGTCGCCGAGATCGGCCGGCTCAACGGCGCGTGGTACGCCGACGAGCAGGGCGGCGTCTACCGGCCGCCGGTCGGCGAGATCGTCGCGTCGCTGTCGGAGGCCTCGGCGGTGTTCGGCGCGGGCCAGTCCTCGTGGGGACCGACGGTGTACGGCGTCACCGACGCGGACCACGCCGACGCCGCGGCCGAGGCCGGCGAGCGCGCGCTCGACGCGGCCGGCGTCGGCGGGTCGGTGTCGGTCGTTCGGGCGACGAACGAGGGTGCGCGGATCGCCGACGAGGGCGGGGCGGACCCGCGATCGACCGACTCGGAGAGGGGTAACACTAAGCCTCGCGGCGACGGGGCGTAA
- a CDS encoding HTR-like protein gives MARLPFGVARLDSILGGGAPPGSVVLLAGEAGAGAREFAYTSAAMNALARADEELFDLYYGDIDAGAALPESVHYISFTADTDAITREMGYTMADEIVDAAVDEIEFRDLSPEYFQLSPVPRDWYETETASITELGDRGEYEDVLTAFGDYLSEHGQGSLVCIDSVTDLVSMVSDDTDWSDVAMVMKGLKKAAYEWDALVLVLVNTEALRDREFGTLMDAAGGTLQFSWESGGSQRARTMFVREFRGVLSRLEDENIVRFETEIHEGGFDISDVRKIR, from the coding sequence ATGGCACGTCTTCCGTTCGGGGTCGCGCGCCTCGACTCGATCCTCGGCGGCGGAGCGCCCCCGGGAAGCGTCGTGTTGCTCGCGGGCGAGGCGGGTGCCGGCGCTCGGGAGTTCGCGTACACCAGCGCGGCGATGAACGCGTTGGCGCGCGCCGACGAGGAGCTGTTCGACCTGTACTACGGCGACATCGACGCGGGCGCGGCCCTGCCCGAGTCGGTCCACTACATCTCCTTTACCGCAGACACCGACGCGATCACCCGAGAGATGGGGTATACGATGGCCGACGAGATCGTCGACGCGGCGGTCGACGAAATCGAGTTCCGCGACCTCTCGCCCGAGTACTTCCAGCTGTCGCCGGTGCCGCGCGACTGGTACGAGACGGAGACGGCGTCGATCACCGAACTCGGCGACCGCGGCGAGTACGAGGACGTGCTCACCGCGTTCGGCGACTACCTCTCCGAACACGGACAGGGGAGCCTCGTCTGTATCGACTCCGTCACCGACCTCGTCTCGATGGTCTCCGACGACACCGACTGGAGCGACGTGGCGATGGTGATGAAGGGGCTGAAGAAGGCCGCCTACGAGTGGGACGCTCTGGTGCTCGTGTTGGTGAACACCGAGGCGCTCCGCGACCGCGAGTTCGGCACGCTGATGGACGCCGCGGGCGGGACCCTTCAGTTCTCGTGGGAGAGCGGCGGCTCCCAGCGCGCCCGGACCATGTTCGTCCGCGAGTTCCGCGGCGTGCTCTCCCGGCTGGAAGACGAGAACATCGTCCGCTTCGAGACAGAGATCC
- the cobA gene encoding uroporphyrinogen-III C-methyltransferase has translation MSEDDAGAGPGTGPRAGADEPPTRSRDDPVGTVFLVGSGPGDPDLLTVKAKRLIESADVVLHDKLPGPEILGEIPEAKREDVGKRAGGEWTPQEYTNRRMVELAEEGNRVVRLKGGDPFVFGRGGEEAEHLAAAGIPFEVVPGVTSAIAGPAVAGIPVTHRDHASSVSFVTGHEDPTKDESAVDWDALAATGGTIVVLMGVGKLPAYTAELRDAGLDGDTPVALVERATWPDMRVATGTLDSIVDARDEAGIEPPAITVIGDVAATRDRVVTFLENAGSAPVRSASEGGEPAEEGDGAPTEGGEAETDDGGGDAA, from the coding sequence ATGAGTGAGGACGACGCCGGCGCGGGGCCGGGAACCGGACCGAGGGCCGGCGCGGACGAGCCGCCGACCCGCAGCCGCGACGACCCGGTCGGGACAGTGTTCCTCGTCGGCTCCGGGCCGGGCGACCCGGACCTGCTGACGGTGAAGGCGAAGCGGCTGATCGAGTCGGCCGACGTGGTCCTCCACGACAAGCTCCCCGGCCCGGAGATCCTCGGCGAGATCCCCGAGGCGAAACGCGAGGACGTGGGGAAACGCGCCGGCGGCGAGTGGACACCGCAGGAGTACACGAACCGGCGCATGGTCGAACTGGCCGAGGAGGGGAACCGCGTCGTCCGGCTGAAGGGCGGCGACCCGTTCGTCTTCGGGCGCGGCGGCGAGGAGGCGGAACACCTCGCCGCGGCCGGGATCCCCTTCGAGGTCGTCCCCGGCGTCACCTCCGCCATCGCCGGGCCGGCGGTCGCCGGGATCCCGGTGACCCACCGCGATCACGCCTCGTCGGTCTCGTTCGTCACGGGCCACGAGGACCCGACGAAAGACGAGTCCGCGGTGGACTGGGACGCGCTCGCTGCGACCGGCGGGACCATCGTGGTGCTGATGGGCGTCGGCAAGCTGCCGGCGTACACCGCCGAACTCCGCGACGCCGGCCTCGACGGCGACACGCCCGTCGCCCTCGTCGAGCGCGCCACCTGGCCCGACATGCGCGTCGCGACCGGCACGCTCGATTCGATCGTCGACGCCCGCGACGAGGCCGGGATCGAACCGCCCGCGATCACCGTGATCGGCGACGTGGCCGCGACCCGCGACCGCGTCGTGACCTTCCTCGAAAACGCCGGCTCCGCGCCGGTCCGGTCGGCGAGCGAGGGCGGCGAACCGGCCGAGGAGGGAGACGGCGCGCCGACGGAGGGCGGCGAGGCCGAAACCGACGACGGCGGAGGTGACGCGGCGTGA
- the hemC gene encoding hydroxymethylbilane synthase: MTETLRLATRGSDLALRQAETVREALSSRRRDVELRQVETRGDQIPDELIHRLGKTGAFVRALDEEVLAGDADLAVHSLKDLPTEEMEDLVVAAVPERAPSGDVVVQPDGLGIEDLPPGSVVGTGSLRRGAQIRAARPDLTVEPIRGNVDTRLEKLLAPGLQAEHERRLIASGEIAAETAEGEESGGDADEDDGVDEEFDESVEEWFDSLSDLERAAMERNVETEYDALVLAEAGLRRSNLFYEVETTRLPREEFVPAAGQGAIAVTASDPEVVEAVREAVDHPRTRVAVTVERTVLGELNGGCVAPIGVSALVKGEHVHVRARVLSTDGTEEVADTRDLPIRSHATAAAEFAADLADRGADDLIAEAREEAGAGAETDE; the protein is encoded by the coding sequence ATGACCGAAACGCTCAGGCTCGCGACCCGCGGGTCGGATCTCGCCCTCCGACAGGCCGAGACCGTTCGCGAGGCGCTGTCGAGCCGTCGCCGCGACGTCGAACTCCGGCAGGTGGAGACGCGCGGCGACCAGATCCCCGACGAACTGATCCACCGCCTCGGGAAGACGGGGGCGTTCGTGCGCGCCCTCGACGAGGAGGTGCTCGCCGGCGACGCCGACCTCGCCGTCCACTCGCTGAAGGACCTCCCGACCGAGGAGATGGAGGACTTGGTCGTCGCGGCCGTCCCCGAGCGCGCCCCCTCGGGGGACGTGGTCGTTCAGCCGGACGGGCTCGGGATCGAGGACCTCCCGCCCGGCTCCGTCGTCGGGACCGGCTCGCTCCGGCGCGGCGCGCAGATCCGGGCGGCTCGGCCGGACCTCACCGTCGAGCCGATCCGCGGCAACGTCGACACCCGGCTAGAGAAGCTGCTCGCGCCGGGCCTTCAGGCGGAACACGAGCGGCGGCTGATCGCCTCGGGCGAGATCGCCGCGGAGACGGCGGAGGGCGAGGAGTCGGGAGGAGACGCGGACGAAGACGACGGGGTCGACGAGGAGTTCGACGAGAGCGTCGAGGAGTGGTTCGACTCGCTGTCGGACCTCGAACGCGCGGCGATGGAGCGGAACGTCGAGACCGAGTACGACGCGCTCGTCCTCGCCGAGGCCGGCCTCCGACGCTCGAACCTCTTCTACGAGGTCGAGACGACGCGGCTCCCGCGCGAGGAGTTCGTCCCGGCCGCCGGACAGGGCGCGATCGCGGTCACCGCGAGCGACCCCGAGGTGGTCGAGGCGGTCCGCGAGGCGGTCGACCACCCGCGGACCCGCGTGGCGGTCACCGTCGAGCGGACGGTCCTCGGCGAGCTCAACGGCGGCTGCGTCGCGCCGATCGGCGTCTCCGCGCTCGTCAAGGGCGAACACGTCCACGTCCGGGCGCGAGTCCTCTCGACGGACGGGACGGAGGAGGTGGCCGACACCCGCGACCTCCCGATCCGGTCGCACGCGACGGCCGCCGCGGAGTTCGCGGCCGACCTCGCGGACCGCGGCGCGGACGACCTGATCGCCGAGGCGCGCGAGGAGGCGGGAGCGGGGGCGGAGACGGATGAGTGA
- a CDS encoding uroporphyrinogen-III synthase: MSDGADRRPRVAVFRPDDERIESAVDLLRSLGAEPVPDPMLEVEPTGAVPEDAPLVVLTSKTGVELAAEAGWEPGDADLAAIGPATAAAAREAGWTVDVVPEEYTSAGLVAALEPRVAGERVVVARSDHGSDVLLDGLREAGADVTETVLYRLSRPVDAGDSAESAAAGDLDAVAFTSSLTVENFLAAAADRGVGDEARAGLADAVVGAIGPPTAETAAENGVAVDVVPDEASFEALATAVVDALDGGTGGDGDPDRR; this comes from the coding sequence GTGAGCGACGGCGCGGACCGGCGGCCGCGCGTGGCCGTCTTCCGCCCCGACGACGAGCGGATCGAGTCGGCGGTCGACCTGCTCCGGTCGCTCGGCGCGGAGCCGGTCCCCGACCCGATGCTCGAAGTCGAGCCGACGGGGGCCGTCCCCGAGGACGCGCCGCTCGTCGTGCTGACGAGCAAGACCGGCGTCGAACTGGCCGCCGAGGCGGGCTGGGAACCCGGCGACGCCGACCTCGCCGCCATCGGCCCGGCGACCGCGGCGGCCGCGCGCGAGGCGGGCTGGACCGTCGACGTCGTCCCCGAGGAGTACACCTCCGCCGGGCTCGTCGCGGCGCTCGAACCGCGCGTCGCGGGCGAGCGCGTCGTCGTCGCCCGCTCCGATCACGGGAGCGACGTGCTGCTCGACGGCCTCCGCGAGGCCGGCGCTGACGTGACCGAGACCGTGCTGTACAGACTCTCGCGGCCGGTAGACGCCGGCGACTCGGCGGAGTCGGCGGCGGCCGGCGACCTCGACGCGGTCGCGTTCACCTCCTCGCTGACGGTCGAAAACTTCCTCGCGGCGGCCGCCGACCGCGGCGTCGGCGACGAGGCGCGCGCCGGGCTGGCGGACGCGGTCGTCGGCGCGATAGGCCCGCCGACCGCGGAGACGGCCGCCGAGAACGGCGTCGCGGTCGACGTCGTCCCCGACGAGGCGTCGTTCGAGGCCCTCGCGACCGCGGTCGTCGACGCGCTCGACGGCGGGACGGGAGGCGACGGCGATCCTGACCGGCGGTAG